One genomic segment of Thermovibrio guaymasensis includes these proteins:
- a CDS encoding aconitate hydratase: MGLNIVQKIIKTHLVEGDMTPGKPIAIRIDQTLTQDATGTMAYLHFEAMGLPKVQTELSVSYVDHNTLQAGGPENANDHLFLQTAAAKFGVYFSKAGNGICHQVHLERFAVPGKTLLGSDSHTPTAGGIGMLAIGAGGMDVALAMAGEPFYLTMPKVVRVNLYGKLRPFVSAKDIILELLRRLTVKGGLGRIFEYGGEGVKYLTVPERATITNMGAELGATTSIFPSDEQTYLFMKAQGREAQWRPLQADPDATYDEVIDIDLSELEPLIACPHMPDNVKKVKEVEGLRVHQVAIGSCTNSSYRDLKTVGEMFKRTGKMVHPMVSAAISPGSKQVLRMMDKEGYYDVFLRAGFRILENACGPCIGMGFAPPSGGVSVRTFNRNFYGRSGTKDAQVYLASPETAAATAMKGVITDPRDLGLDEIKVFLPEKFEIDDSMIYAPAADPDEIEIYKGPTINYVGYKEPLGDKLEGEVLLKVGDNITTDHIIPGGAKILPLRSNIPAISEYVYSVVDETFAQRAKEKGGGFIVGGENYGQGSSREHAAIGPMYLGIKAVIAKSFARIHHANLINFGILPLVFVNKEDYDKIDQGDWLEVDLSNFAPGEDNIITVINRTKGISIPTKHGLNKRQVEIIKAGGVLAYVKQKFEKKNNS, from the coding sequence ATGGGACTGAACATCGTTCAAAAGATTATTAAGACTCACCTCGTTGAAGGGGACATGACCCCAGGAAAGCCCATAGCAATAAGGATTGACCAGACCCTCACTCAGGATGCTACCGGAACTATGGCCTACCTTCACTTTGAGGCTATGGGTCTTCCAAAGGTTCAAACTGAACTCTCAGTTTCTTACGTTGACCACAACACGCTCCAAGCTGGTGGTCCTGAAAACGCAAACGATCACCTCTTCCTCCAGACTGCCGCTGCTAAGTTCGGAGTCTACTTCAGTAAAGCCGGAAACGGTATCTGTCACCAAGTTCACCTTGAAAGGTTTGCAGTTCCTGGCAAAACTCTTCTAGGTTCAGACTCCCACACTCCTACTGCTGGTGGTATCGGAATGCTTGCAATCGGTGCAGGTGGAATGGACGTTGCCCTTGCAATGGCTGGAGAGCCCTTCTACTTAACAATGCCAAAAGTTGTTAGGGTTAACCTCTATGGAAAGTTAAGGCCTTTCGTTTCTGCTAAAGACATAATCCTTGAACTCCTCCGCAGACTTACGGTTAAAGGAGGTCTTGGAAGGATTTTTGAATATGGTGGTGAAGGAGTTAAATACCTTACTGTTCCTGAGAGGGCAACAATCACAAACATGGGTGCAGAACTTGGAGCTACAACTTCTATCTTTCCAAGTGACGAGCAGACTTACCTCTTCATGAAGGCTCAGGGAAGGGAAGCCCAGTGGAGACCCCTTCAGGCTGATCCTGATGCAACCTACGATGAAGTTATAGATATTGACCTTTCAGAACTTGAGCCTTTAATTGCCTGTCCCCACATGCCTGATAACGTTAAGAAAGTTAAAGAGGTTGAAGGTTTAAGAGTTCATCAGGTTGCAATTGGTTCCTGTACGAACTCCTCCTACCGTGACCTTAAAACCGTTGGAGAGATGTTTAAGAGAACCGGAAAAATGGTTCATCCTATGGTTTCTGCGGCTATCTCTCCAGGCTCAAAGCAGGTTCTAAGAATGATGGATAAAGAAGGTTACTACGACGTTTTCTTAAGGGCAGGATTTAGGATCCTTGAAAACGCCTGTGGTCCGTGTATTGGGATGGGGTTTGCTCCACCTTCAGGAGGGGTTTCTGTTAGGACCTTCAACAGGAACTTTTACGGCCGTTCAGGAACTAAGGACGCTCAAGTTTACCTTGCCTCTCCAGAAACGGCTGCTGCAACTGCAATGAAAGGTGTAATTACAGACCCTAGGGACCTTGGACTTGATGAGATTAAGGTATTCCTTCCAGAGAAGTTTGAGATTGACGATTCCATGATTTACGCACCTGCTGCTGATCCTGATGAGATTGAAATCTATAAAGGTCCGACAATTAACTATGTTGGCTATAAGGAACCTCTTGGGGACAAGCTTGAAGGGGAAGTCCTCCTTAAAGTAGGAGACAACATTACTACAGACCACATTATCCCCGGAGGAGCTAAGATACTACCTCTTCGTTCAAACATACCTGCAATTTCTGAGTACGTTTACTCGGTAGTTGACGAAACCTTTGCCCAGAGAGCTAAGGAAAAAGGCGGTGGATTTATTGTAGGCGGTGAAAACTACGGACAAGGTTCTTCCCGTGAGCACGCTGCTATCGGTCCAATGTACCTTGGAATTAAGGCTGTAATTGCTAAGTCCTTTGCCCGTATCCACCACGCAAACCTTATTAACTTTGGAATTCTTCCCCTAGTTTTTGTTAACAAGGAGGATTACGACAAGATTGACCAGGGAGACTGGCTGGAGGTTGACCTTTCAAACTTTGCTCCCGGTGAGGACAACATCATTACAGTAATTAACAGGACAAAGGGAATCTCAATTCCTACAAAGCACGGGCTGAATAAGAGACAGGTTGAAATTATCAAGGCTGGTGGTGTCTTAGCCTACGTTAAGCAGAAGTTTGAGAAGAAGAATAACAGCTAA